In Acidobacteriota bacterium, the genomic stretch GCCCCGGGTCAACGTCGGCTACTTTCCTCCGCCTCAGGTCAAGGCCGCCGGACCGACCTTCCGCGAATGGAGCCAGGTTTCGGCCTGGCTTGCTTCCCTTGCCGACCCTCGGGCCAGGCCCGACAAAGCCGTCATCGCCAAGGCACAAGCGCTGACCGCGGGAAAGGAAAGCCAGCTTGAGAAAATCGAGGCCATCGCCGATTTCTCCCAGCGCATCAAGTACGCCTCCATCCAATTGGGAGTGGGGCGGGGCGGGGGATACCAGCCCAGTCCTGCAGGGGAGACACTTCAAAACGCCTATGGAGACTGCAAGGACAAGGTCAACCTCATGCGCTCCCTGTTGGCGGCGGTGGGCATCGAGTCCTTTCCGGTTGTGATCTTTTCCGGTAATCGCCGCTATGTGCAGCCCGACTGGCCGTCCCCTCGACAGTTCAACCACGTCATCATCGCCGTGAAGTTTTCAGGAGAGCTGAAAGCACCCGCGATGGCCTCTACCGGCCGCCTGGGGCAATTCCTGCTTTTCGACCCGACCGACCGCTACACGCCATTGGGCTACCTTCCCGACCACCAGCAGGACAGCCTGGCGCTGCTGGTCAAGTCGAGCGGCGGTGAGCTGCTGCGGGCACCGGCGGCCACTCCCCAGGCCAATCTCCTCAAACGCCATGTCACCATGAGCCTGGCTCACGACGGCTCCATCGGCTGTCAGATTCGAGAACGCCTCGAGGGAAGCTCCGCCAGCAGGAATCGGCGCCTTCACAGAAGGCTGGCGGGCAGGGACTACCGCAGGGTCATCGAACGTTGGATCTCCCGCGGCGCTCCGGGCGCCGCCGTATCCAGGATCGAAGCCGGCGAACGCGACCGAGGTGGTTTCTTCCTGGACGTCGATTTCACAGCGGTCGCCTATGGGAGGACGGTGGGTCAATATCTCCTGATCTTCAAGCCGGCCGTGGTTCTCCAACGAGGCTTCACCTATCTCAACCAAACCGAGCGCAAGTACGCCGTGGTTCTGGAGGCCGACAGCTACCAGGAAACCGTGGAGGTGGATCTTCCCCCGGGATTTACGATAGATGAAATGCCCGAGCCCGTAACGCTCACCACGCCGTTCGGACGCTACCGGGCTGACTGGCGGGTCGAAGCCGGCAAGCTCCTCTTCAAGCGCCATCTCGAGCTCGACAATGCCGTTGTTCCTCCCGAGGACTATGCATCGGTGAAGGAGTTCTTCGACGAGATGATTGCGGCCGACCAAGCGCCGGTGGTGCTGATGAGGCGGTAAAAGGCAGAGGTTAGTGGAGAGTGAAGAGTGGAGAGTTATTTGATCGACACGTTAAGCACCTTGTTGTCTCGACGCAGTCCTTCAAATCAGTCCGGCCCCCGTTCTGGATGAAGCCCCCCGGGA encodes the following:
- a CDS encoding DUF3857 domain-containing protein; amino-acid sequence: MCSHSPASRRRIDRWRVQPGAAALVLIGLCSPCLAAERPPSWLTELASSRIPEYDSDVGAVVLLNEMTVTVEPDGKVTTSVRKAVKVLTREGRREARGAVIYRSDSGKVRRLRAWTLYPSGASKTYRKKDIIDVSLVEDDVYHVYDESRESSIRGMADADRGSVFGYESVLEDRSLFTQFSFSFQDDLPALLSRFRLELPSGWTAESVTDNHPSIEPLVNNSSYTWQLERLPPVSDEPARPGLRSIVPRVNVGYFPPPQVKAAGPTFREWSQVSAWLASLADPRARPDKAVIAKAQALTAGKESQLEKIEAIADFSQRIKYASIQLGVGRGGGYQPSPAGETLQNAYGDCKDKVNLMRSLLAAVGIESFPVVIFSGNRRYVQPDWPSPRQFNHVIIAVKFSGELKAPAMASTGRLGQFLLFDPTDRYTPLGYLPDHQQDSLALLVKSSGGELLRAPAATPQANLLKRHVTMSLAHDGSIGCQIRERLEGSSASRNRRLHRRLAGRDYRRVIERWISRGAPGAAVSRIEAGERDRGGFFLDVDFTAVAYGRTVGQYLLIFKPAVVLQRGFTYLNQTERKYAVVLEADSYQETVEVDLPPGFTIDEMPEPVTLTTPFGRYRADWRVEAGKLLFKRHLELDNAVVPPEDYASVKEFFDEMIAADQAPVVLMRR